Proteins encoded within one genomic window of Gammaproteobacteria bacterium:
- a CDS encoding YIP1 family protein, which yields MGSRSKLDNVLQDVIKVITNPVGFYRNMPKTGGFADPVIFVLVMAVTMGFLIAVFSLFGAGVIGAMAAGFSALIFMPIFALVGSFIGAAILFVIWKLMGSGESYETAYRCVAYAAAIYPIMAVLGLIPYIGTLIGIAWGMYLMISASIEVHQLNQKTAYTVFGILGALLIVMNLGSEMATRKMTAKVEGLEKQFEGITKQLEQSADKTPEQMGKDIGDFIKGLGNATKNTRDNVDDDNTDGTSPETLSSDNTVSDGINNASPQLSPDNAASGDTMTSEQAGKALGDFFKGLSEATKDLQQQEVPTTDTTPADISSSEAADGANQGR from the coding sequence ATGGGCAGCAGATCCAAACTGGATAACGTTTTGCAGGACGTAATTAAGGTTATCACCAACCCGGTTGGGTTTTATCGGAACATGCCAAAAACCGGTGGTTTTGCCGACCCGGTTATTTTTGTGCTGGTCATGGCCGTCACGATGGGGTTTTTGATCGCCGTATTCTCATTATTCGGTGCTGGTGTAATTGGCGCAATGGCCGCCGGTTTTAGCGCCCTTATTTTTATGCCCATCTTCGCCTTGGTAGGCTCGTTTATCGGTGCAGCTATCCTGTTTGTCATCTGGAAGCTAATGGGTTCCGGTGAATCCTATGAAACGGCTTACCGCTGTGTTGCTTATGCTGCAGCTATCTATCCCATCATGGCAGTGCTTGGGCTAATTCCCTACATCGGCACTCTTATCGGTATCGCGTGGGGGATGTATTTGATGATTAGCGCCAGTATTGAAGTCCACCAGTTGAACCAAAAAACCGCTTACACCGTGTTCGGTATTCTTGGTGCGCTGTTGATCGTAATGAATTTGGGTAGCGAAATGGCAACAAGAAAAATGACGGCCAAAGTTGAAGGCCTGGAAAAACAATTTGAAGGCATCACTAAACAACTGGAACAATCCGCTGACAAGACGCCCGAGCAAATGGGCAAGGACATAGGAGATTTTATTAAGGGTCTGGGTAATGCCACTAAAAACACCAGAGACAATGTTGATGATGACAATACAGACGGCACAAGCCCAGAAACGCTGTCATCAGATAATACTGTTAGTGACGGTATAAACAATGCAAGCCCGCAACTATCACCCGATAACGCTGCATCTGGCGACACGATGACATCGGAGCAAGCGGGCAAGGCGCTGGGCGATTTTTTCAAGGGCCTCAGCGAAGCAACCAAGGATTTACAGCAGCAGGAAGTACCAACTACAGACACTACTCCAGCAGACATTTCATCCAGTGAAGCCGCTGACGGAGCAAATCAAGGACGATAA
- a CDS encoding F0F1 ATP synthase subunit epsilon, with protein MATTIHVDIVSAEEAIFSGPAERVFASAIMGEVGILPSHTPFLTQLKPGEVRVITPEGEENFYYVSGGMLEVQPHAVTILSDTAVRAHDIDEAAAIQAKEEAERALQDRSTEIDYAQVQIELAQAVAQLSALKRLKGRR; from the coding sequence ATGGCCACGACCATACATGTAGATATAGTCAGCGCTGAAGAAGCGATTTTTTCAGGTCCCGCAGAGCGTGTCTTTGCCTCAGCCATTATGGGTGAGGTGGGTATACTGCCTAGCCATACGCCTTTTTTAACCCAACTTAAGCCGGGCGAAGTACGCGTGATTACGCCAGAGGGTGAAGAGAATTTTTATTATGTCTCCGGCGGCATGCTCGAAGTACAACCCCATGCAGTCACCATACTCAGTGACACAGCCGTACGTGCGCATGACATCGACGAAGCCGCTGCAATTCAAGCGAAAGAAGAAGCCGAGCGTGCTTTGCAAGACAGATCGACTGAAATTGATTACGCCCAGGTGCAAATCGAATTAGCCCAAGCCGTTGCCCAGCTTAGCGCCCTCAAGCGTTTAAAGGGTAGGCGCTAG